GAACGCTCCTGGAGCGCCTTGTCGAGCCAGGCGAACGCCTGGTCCCGCTCGCCGAGGGCCGCATAGACCAAGGAGATCCAATAGGAGGGGACGTACTGGCGCTGCGCCCGGTCAAGCAACTGCTGGAGGGTCTCGCGCGCCTCCGCGGTGCGGCCCGCCGCGGCATACGCCTGGCCGATGGTGGCCAGGGAGACCGTGCTCTCCCTGGAGAGCGTGACGGCCTGGGTGAGTTCGGCGATGGCCTCCTCGAACATGCCCTTCTGAAGGTACGGACGACCGAACCAGAGGTGGGCCTGGACGAACCCGGGATCGAGCCGGAGCGCCTGCCCGTACTGGTCGATGGCCCGATCGTACTGCCGCGAGAGGTAGAGGACGTGCCCGAGCCCCGTGCTGATGGCCAGGGAGAGCGGGTCCAACTCCAAGGCCCGGTTCATCTCCGCGATCGCCTCGTCGAAGCGCCCCATGGCCTTCAGGTAGTCCGCGAAGAACTGGTGGGCCTGCGGGTAGTTCGGGTTCAGCTCGAGGCTGCGGCGGAACTCGGCCTCCGCTCCGGACCAGTCCCAGTCGTACTGGAAACGGACGAGTCCCAGGGAGGTGTGCGCCTCCGCGAGCCGGTTGTCGACCTCCAGGGCCTTTGCCGCAGCGGCGCGCGCCTTGGGGAACGCCTCGTTCGGGGGGGCGAACTCGAGGAGGGCGAGCACCGCATAGGCGTCCGCGAGACCCGTGTACGCGAGGGCGTATCGGGAGTCGCGGGCGAGGGCGTCCTGGAACAGGTCGATCGCCTTGCGGAGGGACGGTTCCGTCCGGAGGTTCAGGGAGACGCGACCCTGGAGGTACAGGGCATAGGCTTCGGGGACCTCGGTGGGTTTCCGTTCAATCCCGGCCTTCTCCGCGCGACGGATCTGCACTCGGAGAGCCCGCGCGACCCGCTGCGCAATCTCGCTCTGGATGGCGAACACGTCCTCCAGGTCCCGGTCGTAGACCTCGGACCAGAGGTGCTCGTCCGAGGCGGCATCGATGAGCTGGACGGTGATCCGGATCTTGTTCCCCGAGCGCCGCACGCTCCCCTCAAGGACCGTCCCGACGGAGAGCTCCCGACCGACGTCCCGGATGGATTTCGTGGTTGCCTTGTACCGCATGACCGAGGTACGCGCGATGACGCCGAGGTTTGCGATCTTGGACAGGGTCGAAATGAGTTCCTCGGTCAGACCGTCGCTGAAGAATTCGTCCTTGGGGTCCGGGCTGATGTTTGCCAGGGGCAGGACCGCGAGGCGTCGCTTCCCCCCCGACTCGTGCGGCGGCATGCCTGCGCAGGACCTCACCCACGGTGCCCACGTGGGACCTGACGGGGACTTCCTCGGATTGGGATAAGCCTGCCGGGAGCCCTTAGGCGATCCGAAAGCGGGGGTATGAGCCGTCGTGCGGCGGCTAAGGGGTTATCTCGTCCCGTGGCCTCGCGATGGTGAGATCATGAAGGCCAAGTTCATCTACACGGGGATCCGTGTGAAGGACCTCGACGCGTCCGTGAAGTTCTACACGAACGTCCTCGGCATGAAGGAAATCGAGCGCAGCACGATCGCCGCGGCCAAGGGGATCGCGGTCAACCTGGCCACGGAGGAGGGCGGGCACATCCTCGAGCTCAACTACTACGAGAAAGGCAGCCCCTTCGCCACGAAGTACGCGGTGGGGGAAGGCTTGGATCATCTCGCCTTCCAAGTGAAGGACCTGGACGCAGCCCTCGCGGAGGCCAAGAAGGCGGGCCATCCCATGGTGCAAGAGATCCGCGCGCCCACGAGCCGCTGGGCGTACATCGAGGACCCGGACGGAAACTGGATCGAACTGTGCCAGTCGGCGTGAGCCCGGCGGGGGGGTGCGCGTGTGGCGAAACCGGAGGACGCCGTAGAGGTCGCCTGGTTCCTACCGGGCCTGGGCGCCGCGGGACCCGATCCCCGGTACCGGGACCGCCTCATGCTCTTCGGGCAGTTCGTGGGCGACTGGGACATCGACTGGCGGTGGATCGAACCCGACGGTTCCGAGCGAAGGAGGAAGGGCCGACTCCGCTGGCGCTGGATCCTAGGTGGCCGCGCGGTCCAGGACATCTAGAGCGCCCTCGAGGGGGATCCGCCGCAGGAGCGGGCCATCGGCACCACGATCCGGTTCCCCAACGCAGATGGGGACACGTGGACCAGCCTGTGGATCGCCCCGGACCGCAGCCTCCTCCGTCGTTTCGTCGCCCGAAAGGTAGGGGATGAAATCGTGCTCGCGACCACGAAGGACGACGGCAACCCGGAGCACTGGATCTTCTCCGAGATCACGGGCACGTCCTTCCGATGGCGCGCCGAGGAGTCCTTCGACGGCGGCAGGACGTGGAAGCTCACCGAAGAAATGCGCATCCGCCGCAGCCCATCGAACGACGAGCGCTGAGACGCCGCCGTCCCTGCAACAGCTCGTGGCAGGGCCTCCGTCGCTTCGGCAAGGGCGCACGCGGCGTCAATGGCGCAGGACGACACGCACGGGATCGCCCTCCTGCCGCTCCAGGATCGCGAACGCGCGCTCGATCTCCTTGAAGGGCAGGCGGTGCGTGATCGTCTCGCCGGTCCTCAGGAGGCCGCGGGCTCGCGCCGCGAGCACCTCCCGCAGGTCCCGGTTCGTGTGCCCCTGGATCGCCAGCAGGGTCTTCGCATCCAGGTTGAACGTGAGTCCGTTGAAACTGACGTCGCCCGCGGGGATGCCCACCATGACCGCCGTCCCGCCGCCCCGCACCGCCCGGATCGCCTGGTTCAACGTCTGCGGCAGGCCGATGTACTCGAACGCCACGTCCACGCCGCGGCCATCGCCGAGGGAGCGCGCTACGCGGACGGGATCCTCCCGCGAGGCGTTCACGAGGACGTCGGCCCCGAGACGCTGGGCGAGGGCGAGCTTCGGCTCGCTCACGTCGACGGCCACGATCGGAGAGGCACCGAACAGCTTCGCGGTCTGCACGCCCTGCATCCCCACGCCGCCGAGGCCGATGATCATGCAGGCGTGGCCCGGCCGCAGGCCGGATCGCAGGGTCGCGGCCCACGCTGTGCACCCCGCGCATCCGAGCACCGCTCCTTCCTCGAAGGGAATGGTCTCCGGGAGGACCGCGACGTTCGCGGCAGGGAGGGCGATGGCCTCGGCGAAGACGCCGTCGACGCCGAATCCGAGGGGCGTGCGCTCGCAGATCTCCTCCCGGCCTCCGCGGCACATGGGACACGTCCCATCCGGGTTCACGTAGTTCACGACCACGCGATCCCCGACGCGCGGTGCCGCGACCCCGGGGCCGAAGGCCTCGACGACGCCCGCGCCCTCGTGGCCCATCGTCGAGGGCTCCTGTTTGAGGACGCCCCGGAGGGCGTGCACATCGGAGCGGCAGAGACCGTTCGCCTTGATCGCGATGAGGACCTCGCCGGCGGATGGCGTGGGCCGCGGGACATCCTCCCACTGCGCCACGTCCTTGGCCTTCAGGCGGTAGGCGTCCATGAGGCCGAGATAACGGAGGTGAGCTATATCGCGCCTCCGGGTCCGACACCGCGCTACCCACCGGGTCAAGGCATAAGAAGATCGCGCGTGTCAGTGGACCGAATGGCCATCGAGGTCGGCCAGAAGTTCTCCTGGCAGCGGAGGTTCACCATGGAGGACGTCAAGGCCTTCGCACATCTCTCGGGAGACCGCGGGACCCACCACCTCCAACCGGATGAACGAGGTCGAGTCATGGTCCATGGACTCCTGACGGCGACCGTCCCAACGAAGATCGGGGGCGACTTGGACTACATCGCTCGCGAGATGACGTTCGAGTTCCTCCGGCCCGTCTTCGTGGGAGACACGGTCCGTGTCGACGCGGTCGTGACGAAGGTGTCGCGCGAAGGGGGGCATCTGGCCGTCGCCGTGGATTTCGAGTGCCGCAACCAAGACGAGAAGTGCGTGCTTACCGGGACAACCCACGGAATCATCCGGTCGAAGTCCTGAGCCCGTGTCAGTACATCTTCGGCTTCGCCTGCGGCTCGTTCCAGTACGGCCTCGTGGTCACGTACTTGAGCTTGGCCTCGAAGAGGTCGTTCAGGAACTCCTTCTCCGTCTCGTCCATCTTCGCGAGGATCTTGCTCGCGGTCGTTGGGCCCACCCCGTAGACGGAGCTGGCAAATACTGCACGCTTCCCGTACACGGCCACGAGGTCGGCGATCTGCTTGGACCGCGTGAGCAGCTTCCTCTCCTCGTCGCTAAGGTCGAGCTTCCGCTGACGCTTGGCCAGCGCGTCCCGCACCGTCCACGCGGAGAAGCCCAGGACCGTGAGCAACCGGGATCGACACTGCACGCACTCCGGGTGGTCCGGCAGCTCCCCGAGGCGGACCTCTTCGTGGAAGCGCCCGCACTCGAAGCACAGCATGTGCACGGGCTCGGACATGAGGTGGAGGCGCATCCGGTCCAGGATCTCGGCCCGCTCCGCCTCCGGGGAGAAGAGCTCGGGCGCCTCGACGTAGCGGCGCAGAATCGGATAGGCCAACGGGGTCGGCGTCTCGTCGGACTTGTGGACAACGACTTGGATGTCGCCGTTCCGGATCCGCTGCACGATCTCCCGCACGCGCTCGAAGTCCGCGTGGAGCAGGAGGGCCTCCCGCACCGCTTCATCGTAGATCGGCGTGTTCGCGAAGCGGATCTCGAGGGAGTTCATCTCGCCCTCGCCGATCGTCAGCCCGCGGCGCAGCGCGCCGAATCGCTCCGCGATGAACTTCATGTAGTAGCCGAGGGGCAGGTGGTCCTCGAGCAGCGCCCGCAGCCCGCCCTCCAGGGTCTCGTCGTCGATCTTGAGGAGATCCTCCACCAACCCTTCGACGTCGAGCTCGCGCGTGTCCGCGACGAGCTCGTACAGGATGCGGTAGGGGTCCGTCCACCAGAACCGCACAAGGTGCTTCCGAGCGAGGAGCTCCTCGAGGAGGTCGCCCAGGGTGACATTGACCACCTCGCCGAAGGCGGCGTG
The sequence above is a segment of the Thermoplasmata archaeon genome. Coding sequences within it:
- a CDS encoding zinc-binding dehydrogenase; translation: MDAYRLKAKDVAQWEDVPRPTPSAGEVLIAIKANGLCRSDVHALRGVLKQEPSTMGHEGAGVVEAFGPGVAAPRVGDRVVVNYVNPDGTCPMCRGGREEICERTPLGFGVDGVFAEAIALPAANVAVLPETIPFEEGAVLGCAGCTAWAATLRSGLRPGHACMIIGLGGVGMQGVQTAKLFGASPIVAVDVSEPKLALAQRLGADVLVNASREDPVRVARSLGDGRGVDVAFEYIGLPQTLNQAIRAVRGGGTAVMVGIPAGDVSFNGLTFNLDAKTLLAIQGHTNRDLREVLAARARGLLRTGETITHRLPFKEIERAFAILERQEGDPVRVVLRH
- a CDS encoding VOC family protein, which gives rise to MKAKFIYTGIRVKDLDASVKFYTNVLGMKEIERSTIAAAKGIAVNLATEEGGHILELNYYEKGSPFATKYAVGEGLDHLAFQVKDLDAALAEAKKAGHPMVQEIRAPTSRWAYIEDPDGNWIELCQSA
- a CDS encoding MaoC family dehydratase; translation: MAIEVGQKFSWQRRFTMEDVKAFAHLSGDRGTHHLQPDERGRVMVHGLLTATVPTKIGGDLDYIAREMTFEFLRPVFVGDTVRVDAVVTKVSREGGHLAVAVDFECRNQDEKCVLTGTTHGIIRSKS
- a CDS encoding tetratricopeptide repeat protein translates to MPPHESGGKRRLAVLPLANISPDPKDEFFSDGLTEELISTLSKIANLGVIARTSVMRYKATTKSIRDVGRELSVGTVLEGSVRRSGNKIRITVQLIDAASDEHLWSEVYDRDLEDVFAIQSEIAQRVARALRVQIRRAEKAGIERKPTEVPEAYALYLQGRVSLNLRTEPSLRKAIDLFQDALARDSRYALAYTGLADAYAVLALLEFAPPNEAFPKARAAAAKALEVDNRLAEAHTSLGLVRFQYDWDWSGAEAEFRRSLELNPNYPQAHQFFADYLKAMGRFDEAIAEMNRALELDPLSLAISTGLGHVLYLSRQYDRAIDQYGQALRLDPGFVQAHLWFGRPYLQKGMFEEAIAELTQAVTLSRESTVSLATIGQAYAAAGRTAEARETLQQLLDRAQRQYVPSYWISLVYAALGERDQAFAWLDKALQERS